Within the Candidatus Poribacteria bacterium genome, the region CCCGACGCCAGCGATCGGAACAGCGCCCAATGACGCAGACTCGTGTCCTGAAACTCGTCGATCGAGATCGACCGGAATCGCTCCCGCAGCGCTGTCATCACGTCGGTTCGATTCAGAAGAGCCTCCGCGCGGAGCTCCAGATCGGCGTAGTCGAGGACGTTGCGCGACGTCTTCTCCTCTTCATACGTGGCGAGACACGCCAAGGCGAGCCGCGCGATCGAGCCACTCAGCGCAGCCGCGAGTTCCTCCGTATCCTCGTCCCAGACGAACCCGAGCTCCGGCGTCGCAGCCACGGCAGCCGCGATCTCGCCCAAGTCGCTGCGCAAAGCGGCGAGCGTGGCAGGCTCCCACGTCTTCTGGTTCCCCAGCGTCGTGGTGGATCGGGCCCCTTGCGTGGTTACCAGGCTGGCGTGGAGCTCGTGGAGAGACCGGGTGGTCATTGCCCGAACGACCAGTGCCTGCAGTTCCGTCAGCCTATCGACGGCGTTGGGGCTCCTGGGGGCGTATGAGGCGATTGCGCCCAACAGCGAGGCGATGTCAGGACGTGTCAAGAACGCCTCGCCTTGCGCGCGCGTCAGGTCGAGGGCGCGTTCTCGTACTGCTCTGAGCCACATCTCCGGTTCCGCCGCAGCCGCCCGACGTAGCCACGGGAGCGTCATGGTCCGCTGCTCGATCAGTTCGCAGACCCCCACGGCGACGCCTTCACGCGACGTGCCAGCGCGGATCCAGACCCGCAGGTCCTGCTTCGGAGGGCTGTCAGGGCCCGTTGCGATCTCGTCGAGGCGCGCAGCGACGATTTCCCACAGGAGGATGGACTTCTCCGAGGCATCCAGGATGCCGTAGTCGGGTCGCGCCCCGTCTGAATCGTCTGTGAAGGCGCGGACGATCTGCGCGAAAAATGCGTGCATCGTAGACATCCGGTTCTTGGCAAACGTGTCGCGCATGCGCAGGAATCGAGCGCGCCGGTCACCAGATGTCTCAGCGATGCGGCGCAGAATCGCGCGGTAGGCGCGCTCACGGATCTCAGCCGCCGCCTTCTCCGTGAACGTCACCACGAGCAGTTCGTCGATCCGCTCTGCATCTTCGAGGGCGTTAATAATCCGCCGGATCATCACTTCGGTCTTGCCGGTGCCGGCTCCCGCCGTGATGGCGACGTTCTTTGCGCAGTGGATTGCCGCCTGTTGTTCGGGTGTGACCCGGAAGTCGTTCATGCGTCGGTGTTCCTGCTGCCGGCGTTGAGCGGAACCGGGACGAAGTGCGGCTGAGTCGTGTAAGCGATCCGAGGAGTCGATCCGATCCGGCAGATATCTTGGAAGGGGCAATGGCGGCAGCCCGCTTCGACTTCGGATCGAGTCGTCAGGTGGAACCGACCGTTGCGCACATGGTCATCGATCTCGCAGACACGGTCCTCGATCTCGGCGCGCAGTCCATTCAGCCACGTTCCGTCGCGCCGTGTGGCGACCGGCAAGTCGATTGTCCTGCACTGTGTTCGGCTGACTTCGTAGAGCGCCGCTCCGATCGGCTTGACGCAATCCCTGTATCCCTCGAGAGCGAGAAGGTAAACGGGGAGTTGAAACGACCAGCCTTTCAGCAGCTCCGCCGAGCTCGGCGGCGCGCCGGTCTTGTAGTCGTAGACGGCGAACGCACCGGTCGCAGGATCCACGTCGACTCGATCGATCCTGCCGATGACCAGGATCGGCTCATCGCCCTCGCGAGGGACTCGCAGCGGCGGCGCGGATCCGGCATCATCGCGACTCGCCCCGAAACCTAGCTCGATATGCCGCGCCCGGACCGTCTGATCCGTCCGTAGCAGGCGTTCGTTGGATGCCTCGAACTCGATGAACCGCGCCAATCGCCCAGCGCCTTCGCTTTCGTCTTGCAGACCGCGCAATAGCTCCCGCTTCGCTTCTTCCCAATACACCCCCGGATACGCACCGTCGTAGCGCTGGAACACTCGCCCGGCGATCTCTCGCATCCGGTTCCGGGCGGCGACCCGGAAACCATCATCGCGGAAGTCCAAGGGAACCCCTCGATAGAACTCCGACAAGACCGCGTGGATCGCCGCGCCGAGGGTCAACGCGTCCACTCCGTCGCCGCGCTCCTCCGGCGCGCGCAGCCTGAGCACGCGGTCGAAGAACGTCCGCATGGGGCAGTTCACGTACGACTCGATCCGCGACACGCTGTACGGTCGGCGCGAGTGTTCGCGGAGCAGTTGGCGAACCGTTGGGGTCGCTTCGAGGTACCCGTCGTACGGACCCCACCGGGACATGTCCAACCGCGAGCGTTCCATATCGAGCATCGCCGCGACGTTCTCCCACGGCAGGCACAGGTCTTCGGCGCCCGATGCGTCGTCGTCTGCACCCATGTGCGCCAGCGCCTCACGGACGCACAGCGGCGGAGCGTTCTCGCCCTCGCTGGGTACGACGCCCACAGGCGCACCGGTTTCTACACCCAGAACCGACCGTACATCCTCGATGAAGGGATGCCCCGCGAGATGATGCTCTCCGTCGCGTTCTGGATAGAGCAAGCAGACGCGGTCGGCGTTCGCGATCGCTTCGCGGAAGTGGAAGCGCTCCGAGCCGTCCGAGCTCGCCGTCACGGGCGGTTCCATACAGGCATCGAGTTCCGCAGTCTCAGCGAGTCCCAGGACGAACAGGTGCCTGGACCGTTGTCGTCCCGCCTGGGCGACGTGGATGACCGGCACGCCCGCGTGGTGCGCGGTCCACTCGACCGACGGTTCCTCACCGATGGCTTGGATGAGCCCCTCCGCCCACAGGCTCGCGGGAACCGGTTCCGTCCCAGCGCTTGCCGCGAAGCCCTCTAGCGTCTGTCGGCATACGCGGTCGACTCGGCTCCACGCATCGTGCTCCTCGGGGTCCGCGTCGGCGGCGTGGCTCCAGTCCGCTGGTCCAAGGTGGTAGTCCGCAAGCCAGCCGACGAATCTCGCTAAGAACGCATCGGGGGAACCCGCACTCGCGACCGAAATCCCTCGCTGAATGAAGTCCCCGATCTGGCAGACCGCGTATGCCAGGTCTTCCAGTTCCTGACGCCTGTTCAGCTCGCGGTCCCTCTCGCTTGGCATCGGACCCTCGGCGCGAGAGGCGGCGTCGAGATCTATCCAGGCTTCCAGCCGGGCGTACCATTCCCCTTCCGAGAACGGCTCGTCAAACCCGTATCTCCGCGCCACGGCGATGAGCCTCGGCAGCGCATCACGCCGAGGGTCCGACGGCTCCCAGCCGCACAGACGCGCCACTCGCTCGCGCATGTCCGGCGGTTCGGGCAGGCGCGCGGCTCCGCCGAGGAGCCCTTCGATCTCACGGACATTCCAGCCACGCGCGGGCCCGGCAACGTGCGCCAGGGCTCTTTGGACGCGCCGGACAAACGCGAACTCCCGAAGCGGCGTCCGCGATGGAAGAGACAATAGGATGCCGTATTCTTCGAACGCCTCGATCAGCAGTTCGCGGTAGTCGGCGATCGCGGGGACCGCAACGACGAACTCCCCTGGATCAGGTTCCGACGCGGCGGCTGCGACTTGCGAGCGAATCCATCGGGCGACTGTCCTCGCCTCGCTCCGCCGGTTGAGCCGTCTTGCGATGGTGATGGATGGTTCGCCACCCTGGTTGGCGTCTACCGGCGCTGGCGAAACGTGAAACAAGGAAGCCGCCGCACGTCTTGGGCCCGACGCGGATTCGTCCGGCGCCGTCACCATCCGGTGCGGGAACGCCCGCAAGTAGCTCAGGAGGGGCGAGAGCGCCATGTAGCCCGGCTCGGATTCGATCGCATCCGGTCCGTCGGTAGGAGCCGCCAGAGTCACCGCCACTTCGCGGAACGAACCCACAAGGGCTCCGAACGCCGCGCGCATCAGTGGCGTCAGTTCCGAGAACCCGTCGAGCGTCAACAGCGAGCCGGGCTCTCCATACCCGTGTTCGTGCCACCACGAGACGAGCTCCCACGCCGCGTCGGTCCCATCGATCCGACCGCTCCGAGCGAGAGCACGAGCATATCGATCTGCGAAGCGTTCGACACCTGCGCGGACACGCGCCCGTCCCAGAGCGAAGGCAACCAACTCGGGCTCGATGTCGGCGGACCGATCACGGCGCAATGCAGCGAACGCATCCAGCGCGTTGACGACCCGACGCGCCAAGCTGCGCGTCGGTCGCGTGCGACCCAGCCAAGGCTCCGAAGCGAGCAACCCCTGGACGTACGCCACGCGCTCGAGCTCGGTCAGGACCGTTCTCCCGCGCAAGACCCTATGCCGGTGTCTCCCGCACAGCGAGGCGAATGTCTCGACAGACGGAAGCCAGCATCGGGCTCCGAACCTCTCGGTGAGCGCCGCCTCGGCGCAGGCGCGGGCGCGAGAGTCGGGAACGAGGATCAGCGCGTCCAGGACGCGGGATTCGGGTTCCACGGCACGCTCGAGGGCTGAGAAGAGCAGGGATTGCCGCGAGGCGGCGGTGCTTCCTGCCAGGAGCGATAGAGTCACCGTCGGGCTCCGCTGGCGGTCATGGACGCGCGGCGCAGGCGGACTCCACGCTTGTGCGTCGTCGCCTCGCGCATGTCAAGGCGTGTGTGGGAAGGCGGCAGGGCTGCGAGGATCAGCCTACTGTGCCGAGGCGGAAAGCGCGAAGCTGAGAGCTGTAATGAGGTTCAGGATGTTCTCATTCGCCTTGCGGATGATCCCGACCTGCTTCTGCAACACGTTCTTGAGAACCAGGTATCCGAGGTCATGGTCCGCGTCAGCCAGCGCGATGAAATCGCGATTGTAGATGACGCCGCATTCCGAAGTCCCGACCGCCGCGACGGTCGCGGTACGAAGGCTGCGAGGATCGAACAGAGCCAGTTCGCCGAAGTAGGGATTCCACTCAGCGGGCAGGAGGATGATCTCTTTCTCGCCTTCGCCGACCTTGCGCGCGCTCTTGATGAACACCTTCTTGGTGACGCGCGCCTTCCCGGCGAGTAGGAGGAACATCGTGTCGCCTTCATCGCCGTCGCTGATAATCACGTCGCCGTCACCGAAGCGCTGTCGATGCACGATCTCACCGATCGACGTCAACTGGTGATCTGCCAGACCGGCGAAAATGCCCACGGGCTGGCCCTGCTGGAACCGCTGAAGATCGGTAAGAGATACTTCCGCCATGTCACTCGCTCCGATGCCGCAGGCACATCACGCGGTTGCGCTGGTCGACGCCTTCGAACGTACGATGAGAGCCATATCGCCTTCGCGAACGACGCGGTCGTACGGAGGGTTCACGGTCACGGTCGTCTTAGACCCCTGGGTCTGGGTCGTGATGCCGGCGTCGGCAATCGCTTCTTGGATGACCTCGATGATATACGGATCGCCGCCGCGCATTGCCGTATCGAGCCCAAAGCCCGCTTCCTCAGCCACGATCGCGAGCAAGACGCCCCGATGCTCCGTCCGGACGTGGGCGACCAAGTCCTCCGTAGTCCGCCCGACGATTTGGCTCGGGACGGCGATGACCACGAACTCCGCTGATCCGTCAAGCGCGATCAACGCCCGTAGGGCCTGAGGAACGCCGGGAGCCGTGACGTGGGCAGCAAGCAGCTCGGAGATGTATTCGTTGGTCACGACCACGTCATCGACCATGGCGCGACGAAGGTTGGGAACCCGCTCGGCTTCCATCACGTGGGCGTAAACCTTCACTACGGGAGCCATATCCTTGATGATCACGGTCGCGTCGATGGTCTTGCTATCATCGGGTGGAGTGCCGTCGGACGCGTCGGGCACGATGATGACTTGGCGCGCGCGTCGGACGGCAGCACGGTTCAGGTCCTCCTCGCGGCCGATGTTGCCGCGAACGAACCTCAGCTCCAGGTTCCCGTAACCGCGGAGCTGTAGCTCCATCGACTCCTCGGTCTTCTCATTGATGATGACCACCTGTCGCCTCGTCTGGGAGCGGGAGTCGATGGCTCCCAGGATCCGCGGTGCCATCTCGTTCCATCCGCAGAAGACAATGTGGTCCTGCCACTCGAGCTCGCGCTCGCGCTGCTGTTCCTGGATCCGCCGCGCGACAAGCACGGATGATGCCGTCGCTGTGAAGGACGAGATCAGGACGATGCCGCTGAACATCAGGAGAACAGCCACCGTACGGCCGCCTCGGGTGCGCGGATACTTGTCGCCGTATCCGACGGTCGTCATCGTCACGAAGCCCCACCACACGGCGTCGTTGACGTTCGCATACATGCCGTGGTCGATGACACGGATCGACTCGTACCCGGCAACCTTGAGCCGCTCGAGCGCCGACTCATCGATGTCTTGACCCTTCTCGAGCACTACCTCTCCCGACGCGTCGGTGTAGCGCTTCGCAGAAGTCGTGCCGACGATGTTCCCGTCGTCCAATGCCATCGTGCGCCGTGACTCGAATATGTAGCAGCCGATGGCGGCGATGACGACTGCCATCACGATGAGCCCCAGCAGTCGACCGAAGGGCCAGAGCGCCTCGATGATCGCGTCGACCACGATGGCTCGGTCCTGACCGAGCACGGGCGTCAGAGCTCGCGTGATCGGCGGGATCCGAGTCTCCGGTCCGCCGGGCGCGACGGCAGGTTTCGGCCGCTCGGGAGCCGCTGCAACGGGTGCCGAGGCATTCTCGTCGTTCATGGCTATCCTCAGGATCTGCAGTCGATACGGGGCTCGCGCCTACGCAAGCGCGCCAACCGCCCGAAGCCATGCAACCGCCATCAGCATATGTCCGGGCGGCAAGGGATGCACGCCATCTCCGGTCCACGCGAACCCGGGCCGGCCTGCGATCGCCGTACGGAATGCGTTCCGGATCGGCACGATGATCGCGTCGAACTCCTCGGCGAATTCGTGGATCGCTTGATTGTACATTTCGAGATAGCGGTTGGTGTCGTTCTCGAGGTCTTCGCCGATGACCGATGTCTCCATCAGAATCAGCTTCGCCTTCGTCCGGGCGCGAGTCCGCTCAAGCAGCCCGCGATAGAGCCGGCGATAGTCCTCAATGGCGACCGCGTGCTCGACCAGCCCGGCAAAGCGCCGCCACACGTCGTTGATCCCTATCGAGACCGAAATCCAGTCGGGATATAGCGCGATGACGTCCTCATCCCAGCGCTTGTCGAGCTCGATGGCGCGATCGCCGCTGTTCCCGTGGTTCACGATGCGTACCGAACGCTCCGGGTGGAGAACAGCGAGCAGGTCGGCGATCTGCGCCACGTATCCGCCGCCGAGGCTGCGCGCGCTGTCGCCGCGCCATCCTGCGTCGGTGATGCTGTCTCCCATGAAGACGACGGTCTCGCCATGCTGCAGGATCAAGCCTCGTGATGGATCGGGATTCATGTCACCTCGTCCATTGCCGCTCGTGGCGCCCCGGCACCGTTGCCGTTGGAGCCAGACGATGACGCGCGACACAACGTCGCGCCTTCGCCGGTTTGCTGCCCGCGTGCACGATACGACTAGTTGCTGGGGACGTCAAGACGCGGTAGCGCCCGACGGGACGCGACGGAAAGCGGACTAGGTGTGGCACGACAGGCCGAACACCGCCGCGAGAAGCTCGAGCTTCTCGCGGTCCTGGGGATCATTGGGGTCCATCGCCTTCAGGGCGAGCGTGGGCCGATGGAGCAGTTTCGCGACAATCCGGCGCGACGCTTCGTCGGCAGCATCCCATTCGAGATCGCTCAGTTTGGACCGGAGCCGCTTGAGCTCCTCTTGACGAATCTCCTCAAACTGCGCTCGGAAGTCCTTGACGGTCTGCATGAGCGGTCGAGATCGATGCCACGTCGCGAGTTGAGCCGTTTCCCGAGCGATGATCGCCTCTGCCTGCGGGAGCTCCGCGCGGCGGCGGTCCAGGTTCTGATCCACGACGATCCGCAGGTCGTCCATCGCATACAATCGCACATCGCTGAGCGAGCGAACGTCGGGATCGACGTTCCGCGGATGGGCGAGGTCGATGAGGACGACAGGGTGGTTCCTCTGTGCCATGATCGGGGCGAGCATCGAAGCGTCGACTACGGGAGCCGACGAGGACGTTGCGCAGACCACACCGTCGGCGCGAGCGAGCAAGGACTCGATCCCCGACATGGTCATGGGCGTTGCGCCGTGTTCCCCGGCAAGCCGTTC harbors:
- a CDS encoding PD-(D/E)XK nuclease family protein; this encodes MTLSLLAGSTAASRQSLLFSALERAVEPESRVLDALILVPDSRARACAEAALTERFGARCWLPSVETFASLCGRHRHRVLRGRTVLTELERVAYVQGLLASEPWLGRTRPTRSLARRVVNALDAFAALRRDRSADIEPELVAFALGRARVRAGVERFADRYARALARSGRIDGTDAAWELVSWWHEHGYGEPGSLLTLDGFSELTPLMRAAFGALVGSFREVAVTLAAPTDGPDAIESEPGYMALSPLLSYLRAFPHRMVTAPDESASGPRRAAASLFHVSPAPVDANQGGEPSITIARRLNRRSEARTVARWIRSQVAAAASEPDPGEFVVAVPAIADYRELLIEAFEEYGILLSLPSRTPLREFAFVRRVQRALAHVAGPARGWNVREIEGLLGGAARLPEPPDMRERVARLCGWEPSDPRRDALPRLIAVARRYGFDEPFSEGEWYARLEAWIDLDAASRAEGPMPSERDRELNRRQELEDLAYAVCQIGDFIQRGISVASAGSPDAFLARFVGWLADYHLGPADWSHAADADPEEHDAWSRVDRVCRQTLEGFAASAGTEPVPASLWAEGLIQAIGEEPSVEWTAHHAGVPVIHVAQAGRQRSRHLFVLGLAETAELDACMEPPVTASSDGSERFHFREAIANADRVCLLYPERDGEHHLAGHPFIEDVRSVLGVETGAPVGVVPSEGENAPPLCVREALAHMGADDDASGAEDLCLPWENVAAMLDMERSRLDMSRWGPYDGYLEATPTVRQLLREHSRRPYSVSRIESYVNCPMRTFFDRVLRLRAPEERGDGVDALTLGAAIHAVLSEFYRGVPLDFRDDGFRVAARNRMREIAGRVFQRYDGAYPGVYWEEAKRELLRGLQDESEGAGRLARFIEFEASNERLLRTDQTVRARHIELGFGASRDDAGSAPPLRVPREGDEPILVIGRIDRVDVDPATGAFAVYDYKTGAPPSSAELLKGWSFQLPVYLLALEGYRDCVKPIGAALYEVSRTQCRTIDLPVATRRDGTWLNGLRAEIEDRVCEIDDHVRNGRFHLTTRSEVEAGCRHCPFQDICRIGSTPRIAYTTQPHFVPVPLNAGSRNTDA
- a CDS encoding cyclic nucleotide-binding domain-containing protein, whose product is MAEVSLTDLQRFQQGQPVGIFAGLADHQLTSIGEIVHRQRFGDGDVIISDGDEGDTMFLLLAGKARVTKKVFIKSARKVGEGEKEIILLPAEWNPYFGELALFDPRSLRTATVAAVGTSECGVIYNRDFIALADADHDLGYLVLKNVLQKQVGIIRKANENILNLITALSFALSASAQ
- a CDS encoding SGNH/GDSL hydrolase family protein — translated: MNPDPSRGLILQHGETVVFMGDSITDAGWRGDSARSLGGGYVAQIADLLAVLHPERSVRIVNHGNSGDRAIELDKRWDEDVIALYPDWISVSIGINDVWRRFAGLVEHAVAIEDYRRLYRGLLERTRARTKAKLILMETSVIGEDLENDTNRYLEMYNQAIHEFAEEFDAIIVPIRNAFRTAIAGRPGFAWTGDGVHPLPPGHMLMAVAWLRAVGALA